A genomic segment from Anaerolineae bacterium encodes:
- the trpB gene encoding tryptophan synthase subunit beta, which yields MKQRTGDRFHPWQQPDERGWFGPYGGRFVPETLMPALEELEEAYREAMQDRGFREELDHLLRTYVGRPTPLTFARRLSAHLGGARIYLKREDLAHSGAHKINNALGQALLARRMGKRRVVAETGAGQHGVATATACALLGIECVIYMGTVDMARQRPNVFRMNLLGATVRPVESGSQTLKDAINEAIRDWVTNVRTTHYLLGSALGPHPYPMIVRDFQSVIGHEARQQILDVEGRLPDALVACVGGGSNAIGLFYPFIDDREVRLIGVEAGGLGIASGRHAARFADPAMGRLGVLHGTKSFVLQTEDGQIALTHSISAGLDYASVGPEHALLREVGRAEYTYATDDEALAAFKLLCELEGIIPALESAHAIAHVVKLAPAMRADQIILVNLSGRGDKDLDTVMRAMEEQGRGGPP from the coding sequence GTGAAACAGAGGACGGGCGACCGTTTCCATCCCTGGCAACAGCCTGATGAGCGGGGCTGGTTCGGCCCGTATGGCGGGCGGTTTGTGCCGGAGACGCTGATGCCAGCGCTGGAGGAGTTGGAAGAGGCCTACCGAGAGGCCATGCAAGACCGCGGCTTTCGGGAGGAGCTGGATCACCTGTTGCGGACCTATGTCGGGCGTCCGACGCCGCTCACCTTCGCCCGCCGGCTGAGCGCTCACCTGGGCGGTGCCCGCATCTACCTGAAGCGCGAGGACCTGGCTCATTCCGGCGCGCACAAGATCAACAATGCGCTGGGGCAGGCGCTGCTGGCGCGCCGCATGGGGAAGCGGCGCGTTGTAGCGGAGACCGGCGCCGGCCAGCACGGCGTGGCGACGGCGACCGCCTGCGCCCTCCTGGGCATCGAGTGCGTGATCTACATGGGCACGGTGGACATGGCCCGCCAGCGTCCTAACGTCTTCCGTATGAACCTTTTAGGCGCCACAGTACGGCCGGTGGAGTCAGGCAGCCAGACGCTGAAGGATGCCATCAATGAGGCTATCCGCGACTGGGTGACCAATGTGCGTACAACTCACTACCTGCTCGGATCGGCATTGGGACCGCATCCATATCCAATGATAGTGCGCGATTTTCAGAGCGTCATCGGCCACGAGGCTCGCCAGCAGATCTTGGACGTGGAAGGGCGATTACCGGATGCGCTGGTGGCTTGCGTGGGCGGCGGCTCCAATGCCATCGGCCTCTTTTACCCGTTCATTGACGACAGAGAAGTACGTCTGATCGGCGTGGAGGCTGGCGGCCTCGGCATCGCCTCAGGCCGGCATGCCGCCCGTTTCGCCGATCCGGCTATGGGTCGGCTCGGGGTGCTGCATGGCACCAAGTCTTTCGTATTACAAACGGAGGACGGGCAGATCGCGCTCACCCATTCTATCTCGGCTGGGCTGGATTATGCCAGTGTAGGCCCGGAACATGCGTTGCTGCGTGAGGTCGGCCGGGCGGAATATACCTATGCTACCGACGACGAGGCGTTGGCTGCCTTTAAGCTGCTTTGCGAGCTGGAGGGGATCATCCCCGCGCTGGAATCGGCTCACGCCATCGCCCACGTGGTCAAGCTGGCCCCCGCTATGCGCGCCGACCAGATCATCCTGGTCAACCTCTCCGGCCGCGGCGATAAGGACCTCGACACGGTGATGCGGGCGATGGAAGAGCAAGGGAGAGGAGGCCCACCATGA
- the tatA gene encoding twin-arginine translocase TatA/TatE family subunit, which produces MPTLGPTELIIILVIVLAIFGAGRLADLGGALGRGIRDFRRALREENEQTESRAQRQDVAS; this is translated from the coding sequence ATGCCAACTTTAGGGCCGACCGAGCTGATCATCATTCTGGTGATCGTCCTGGCGATTTTCGGCGCCGGCCGTTTGGCCGACCTCGGAGGGGCATTGGGGCGCGGCATCCGCGACTTCCGCAGGGCTTTACGAGAGGAGAACGAGCAGACCGAATCACGCGCTCAAAGGCAAGACGTCGCCTCTTGA
- a CDS encoding SDR family oxidoreductase, whose protein sequence is MDRKKALISGASSGIGKATAIRFAQEGCDVCLTARRARELEAVRDSLPAGHHLVCPGDYSDPATAERIGEAIRQHWGRLDVLVNCAGIYLTSDPIVSPLDEWRKPFDVMVNGAIHLTRMAVPLMIEGGRIIHITSIHGERVERGGSAYAMAKAALNQYCRALALELADRGILVNAIAPGFVDTPMSVVNGVNELETEWFLQNYVRGHHLPLRRAGRPEEIAGVAWFLAGPDASYITGQVITVDGGLTITF, encoded by the coding sequence ATGGACAGAAAGAAGGCTCTGATTTCAGGTGCTTCTTCGGGCATCGGCAAGGCGACCGCGATCCGCTTCGCCCAAGAGGGGTGTGATGTTTGCCTCACGGCGCGGCGAGCAAGAGAGCTCGAGGCCGTGCGTGATTCGCTCCCGGCGGGCCACCACCTGGTCTGCCCTGGCGACTACAGCGATCCAGCCACAGCGGAGCGCATCGGCGAGGCCATCCGGCAGCATTGGGGCCGGTTGGACGTGTTGGTCAACTGCGCAGGCATCTATCTCACCAGCGATCCCATCGTTTCCCCGTTGGACGAGTGGCGCAAGCCATTCGATGTTATGGTGAACGGCGCGATTCACTTGACGCGCATGGCGGTGCCTTTGATGATAGAAGGGGGGCGCATCATCCATATCACCTCGATCCACGGCGAGCGGGTGGAGCGAGGCGGTAGCGCCTATGCGATGGCCAAGGCTGCGCTCAACCAATATTGCCGAGCGCTGGCGCTGGAGCTAGCCGACCGTGGGATCCTGGTCAACGCCATCGCACCGGGCTTTGTGGACACGCCCATGAGCGTAGTCAATGGCGTCAATGAGCTAGAGACGGAGTGGTTCCTCCAAAATTACGTTCGGGGACATCACCTTCCCCTGCGGCGAGCTGGACGACCCGAGGAGATCGCCGGCGTCGCTTGGTTTCTGGCTGGCCCCGATGCCTCGTACATCACGGGTCAAGTGATCACTGTGGATGGCGGGCTGACCATCACGTTTTGA
- a CDS encoding DUF5107 domain-containing protein, with amino-acid sequence MTGIREDLSLDGTPLVRLENRFLQVDVAPSVGGRVVSLVDLATGHQFLWRNARLRLEKLPPGSAYDPNFYGGIDELLPNDIPELLNGVDSPDHGELWTMALDHRIEGSALVLSGTLPLCGLEYRRRMELRSDGPYLDLDYRIYNPTSERRVFLWKLHAALAIEPGDRIECPARTARVADPQWSRWTDVAPFPWPTIQGQRADIIPPKEGTVDFLFLYDLQDGRMAWRSAHRDLTFVYIFDRRVFPYAWYFASYGGFDDHYVAILEPCTAMPLSVNEAARLGQCSVLDPGQAIETRVTIYAGR; translated from the coding sequence ATGACTGGGATTCGAGAAGACCTTTCACTGGATGGGACGCCTCTGGTGCGTCTGGAAAACCGCTTTCTACAGGTGGACGTGGCCCCGAGCGTGGGCGGACGTGTGGTCAGCTTGGTGGACTTGGCCACAGGTCATCAATTCCTGTGGCGAAATGCGCGCTTAAGGTTGGAAAAGCTACCGCCGGGCAGCGCATATGACCCAAACTTCTATGGCGGAATTGATGAGCTGCTTCCCAATGACATCCCAGAGCTGCTGAACGGGGTGGATAGCCCTGACCACGGAGAGCTGTGGACGATGGCGCTCGATCATCGCATCGAGGGAAGTGCTCTTGTCCTGTCCGGCACGCTGCCTTTATGTGGTCTGGAGTATCGGCGACGCATGGAGCTGCGCTCGGATGGGCCGTATCTGGACCTAGATTATCGCATTTACAACCCTACGAGCGAGCGGCGCGTTTTCCTGTGGAAGCTGCACGCCGCTCTGGCGATCGAGCCAGGGGATCGGATTGAATGTCCGGCACGGACAGCCCGGGTGGCAGATCCCCAATGGTCTCGCTGGACCGATGTAGCGCCTTTCCCCTGGCCGACGATCCAGGGACAGCGGGCCGACATCATACCCCCTAAAGAGGGGACGGTGGACTTCCTGTTCCTTTACGATCTCCAGGACGGCCGGATGGCGTGGCGGAGCGCTCATCGTGATCTCACGTTCGTCTACATCTTTGATCGACGCGTGTTTCCCTACGCCTGGTATTTCGCCTCCTATGGCGGCTTCGACGATCACTACGTCGCCATTCTGGAGCCTTGCACGGCGATGCCGCTTTCGGTGAACGAGGCAGCTCGGCTGGGACAATGTTCAGTCCTCGATCCCGGTCAGGCCATTGAGACGCGCGTCACCATCTATGCCGGCCGGTAA
- the trpD gene encoding anthranilate phosphoribosyltransferase gives MKEAIAKLLEGKDLSLAEAEAAMDMIMAGEATPAQIGAFLVALRMKGETIEEIAGCARSMRRNAVRVHARHDGILVDTCGTGGDRSGTFNISTTAAFVVAGAGVPVAKHGNRSVSSHCGSADVMEALGVNLQLSPEQVARCIEEVGIGFLFAPNFHPAMKHAIGPRRELGVRTVFNILGPLTNPAFATHQVLGVYDPTLTEVMAYVLAEMGSKAAFVVHGAAGLDELSTTGVNRVSRLWNGRVETFELDPTELGLPRARLEDLAGGDAQENATICRRILSGEERGPRRDVVLLNAAAALAAESGDWRAGLEQAAAAIDSGAALAKLDAFVAFTQSLGAL, from the coding sequence ATGAAAGAGGCGATCGCGAAGCTGCTAGAAGGCAAGGACCTGTCGCTGGCCGAGGCGGAGGCGGCGATGGATATGATCATGGCCGGCGAGGCTACTCCCGCGCAGATCGGCGCCTTTCTGGTGGCCTTGCGCATGAAGGGCGAGACGATCGAGGAGATCGCCGGATGTGCCCGCTCCATGCGCCGGAATGCAGTGCGCGTGCACGCGCGGCATGATGGCATCCTAGTGGACACCTGTGGCACGGGCGGCGACCGGTCAGGGACGTTTAATATCTCCACCACAGCGGCTTTCGTCGTCGCCGGCGCGGGCGTTCCTGTGGCCAAACACGGCAACCGATCTGTGTCAAGCCATTGTGGCTCGGCCGATGTGATGGAAGCATTGGGAGTTAACCTGCAACTCAGCCCGGAACAGGTGGCGCGTTGCATCGAAGAGGTCGGCATTGGCTTTTTGTTCGCCCCTAACTTTCACCCGGCGATGAAGCATGCCATCGGACCGCGCCGCGAGCTGGGCGTCCGCACCGTCTTTAACATCCTAGGGCCGCTCACCAATCCGGCCTTTGCCACCCATCAGGTTTTGGGCGTATATGACCCGACGCTCACAGAGGTCATGGCCTACGTGCTGGCAGAGATGGGAAGCAAAGCCGCTTTTGTCGTGCACGGCGCAGCCGGGCTGGACGAGTTATCCACGACGGGGGTTAACCGGGTCAGCCGCCTCTGGAATGGGCGTGTGGAGACCTTCGAGCTAGATCCGACGGAGCTGGGCCTGCCCAGAGCGCGCTTGGAGGACCTAGCAGGCGGCGATGCCCAAGAGAACGCGACGATCTGCCGGCGCATCCTTTCCGGCGAGGAGAGGGGCCCGCGCCGCGATGTGGTGCTCCTGAATGCGGCAGCTGCGCTGGCCGCGGAGAGCGGCGATTGGCGGGCAGGATTAGAGCAGGCGGCGGCGGCCATTGATTCGGGCGCCGCGCTGGCCAAGCTCGACGCGTTCGTGGCGTTCACCCAATCGCTGGGGGCCCTGTGA
- a CDS encoding phosphoribosylanthranilate isomerase gives MKVKICGITNLEDARVAVAAGADFLGFIFYPRSPRYVTPERAGQIIAALHAEGLTATTVGVFVDAPLAEIEHTMQVAGLDLAQLHGDEPVAQVQALGGRAFKALRPHSGNDVEADMLSYLSVAPDAAWVPQLLVDAYHPSAYGGTGQIGDWRLAQLLARRCARLLLAGGLTPDNVAQAIAEVRPWGVDVSSGVEASPGRKDHGRVRAFIAAARAAG, from the coding sequence ATGAAGGTCAAGATCTGTGGGATCACGAATCTGGAGGATGCCCGAGTGGCGGTGGCCGCTGGGGCTGACTTCCTGGGCTTTATCTTTTACCCTCGCTCGCCCCGCTACGTGACACCGGAGCGGGCCGGGCAGATCATCGCCGCGCTCCATGCGGAGGGATTGACCGCGACCACGGTAGGGGTGTTTGTTGACGCGCCGTTGGCGGAGATCGAGCATACCATGCAGGTGGCTGGACTGGACCTAGCTCAATTGCATGGAGATGAGCCGGTGGCTCAGGTACAGGCGCTGGGCGGGCGCGCTTTCAAAGCGTTGCGGCCTCACTCTGGCAACGATGTCGAGGCCGATATGCTCTCATATCTCTCCGTTGCGCCCGACGCGGCCTGGGTGCCCCAGTTGCTCGTGGACGCGTATCATCCAAGCGCGTACGGGGGCACAGGCCAGATCGGTGACTGGCGGCTCGCTCAGCTCCTGGCGCGGCGATGCGCGCGGCTGCTGTTAGCAGGTGGCCTCACTCCAGACAACGTGGCGCAGGCGATTGCCGAGGTGCGGCCCTGGGGGGTGGACGTGAGCAGCGGCGTCGAGGCGAGCCCAGGGCGCAAAGATCACGGACGTGTGCGGGCGTTCATCGCCGCCGCCCGCGCTGCCGGCTGA
- the trpA gene encoding tryptophan synthase subunit alpha: MRHGGVERIAATFAQAREEGRAAFMPYYVVGYPDLPTSLEVMIALVEAGADMIEVGVPFSDPLADGPTIQAATQLALEGGASLADALQMVYQLRERGVTIPLILMGYYNPFLAYGVEALCRDAAATGVDGFIVPDLPPDERDGEEMIACCQEYGLAFIPLLAPTSTAGRIRLVTQVASGFVYLVSVTGITGARDRLPADLEAFVNRVRSATEKPLAVGFGISTPEQAARVAEIADGVVVGSALVKLGLSEEPVSRVRELAASLAQGVHRVVTQR, translated from the coding sequence ATGAGGCACGGCGGGGTCGAGCGCATCGCAGCGACGTTCGCGCAGGCCCGGGAAGAAGGGCGAGCCGCGTTTATGCCGTACTATGTCGTCGGGTATCCTGACCTGCCGACGAGTCTGGAGGTCATGATCGCCTTGGTGGAGGCCGGCGCGGACATGATCGAGGTGGGTGTCCCCTTCTCCGATCCTTTAGCTGATGGCCCGACGATCCAAGCCGCGACTCAGCTCGCCTTGGAGGGTGGCGCTTCGTTGGCTGACGCGCTGCAGATGGTGTATCAATTGCGTGAGCGAGGGGTGACTATTCCGCTTATCTTGATGGGCTACTACAACCCGTTTCTAGCCTATGGCGTGGAGGCTCTGTGCCGAGACGCGGCTGCGACGGGCGTAGATGGCTTTATCGTCCCTGATCTGCCTCCAGACGAGCGGGACGGCGAGGAGATGATCGCCTGCTGCCAAGAATATGGCTTGGCCTTCATCCCCCTGCTGGCCCCCACCTCAACGGCGGGCCGTATCCGACTGGTGACGCAGGTGGCCAGCGGCTTTGTCTACCTGGTGAGCGTGACAGGCATCACCGGCGCGCGGGATCGCCTGCCGGCCGATCTGGAAGCATTTGTGAATCGGGTACGCTCTGCCACCGAAAAGCCGCTGGCGGTGGGATTTGGCATCTCCACGCCAGAGCAGGCTGCACGGGTGGCTGAGATTGCGGATGGCGTGGTGGTGGGGTCAGCGCTAGTGAAGCTGGGGTTGAGCGAGGAGCCGGTCTCACGCGTTCGGGAGTTGGCCGCGTCCCTGGCGCAAGGTGTTCATCGCGTGGTGACGCAGAGGTGA
- a CDS encoding aspartate/glutamate racemase family protein, whose amino-acid sequence MTKKLVFVHTMPALVGLFTELAQEILDDDVEVWHIADEVLLRAVLAAGGLTPFVHHRVAEHAMAAEQAGADVVQLTCSSISPCADIAQALVDIPVLKVDEPMVDQALSLGRRIGVAATVSTTLKPTSELVRTRAAALGKQVEVETMLCEGAYTALRAGDLETHDRLVRATVLELSSRNEVVVLAQASMARALEALGPAEKSVPILSSPRLAIERAKAVLSRKG is encoded by the coding sequence GAGATCCTAGATGACGACGTGGAGGTCTGGCATATCGCCGATGAGGTCTTGCTGAGAGCGGTGTTGGCTGCTGGCGGTCTGACCCCCTTCGTTCACCACCGGGTTGCCGAGCACGCGATGGCGGCAGAGCAGGCCGGAGCTGATGTAGTTCAGCTCACTTGTTCTTCCATTTCGCCCTGTGCCGATATAGCACAAGCGCTAGTGGATATCCCTGTGCTCAAAGTGGACGAGCCGATGGTAGATCAGGCGCTCTCGCTGGGCCGGCGCATTGGCGTCGCTGCCACGGTTTCCACTACGCTCAAGCCCACGTCGGAGCTAGTGCGGACTCGGGCGGCCGCGCTTGGCAAACAGGTCGAGGTAGAGACAATGCTATGTGAGGGGGCTTACACGGCCCTCCGCGCTGGAGATCTTGAGACTCACGACCGGCTTGTGCGGGCGACGGTGTTAGAGTTATCAAGCCGTAACGAGGTCGTCGTGCTGGCGCAAGCCTCGATGGCGCGGGCCCTCGAAGCCCTAGGGCCTGCTGAAAAGAGCGTGCCCATTTTGTCCAGCCCTCGTCTGGCGATCGAACGGGCGAAGGCTGTGCTCAGCAGAAAGGGGTAA
- the trpC gene encoding indole-3-glycerol phosphate synthase TrpC: MGKRRTRLLQARGEILDEIMQWKRQELPKRQRETPIADLQAMATVTPPPPDFATALRPPDGPRGTRLIAEIKRASPVRGLLCRDFDPEALAETYARNGAVAISCLTDSRFFQGDLSHLVLARERLKAIGRPLPFLRKDFIFDPYQVLEARAAGASAILLIAAVLSDRELRKLIAEARQLHMTPLVEVHDEAEVDRALAAGATVIGINNRDLRTFRVDLETTARLRPRIPQMCIVVAESGIRSADDVRRLRDMGVDAILVGEALVRADPAERVALIRALTTAGMSR; encoded by the coding sequence ATGGGCAAACGAAGAACACGGCTGTTACAGGCCCGAGGCGAGATCCTCGATGAGATTATGCAATGGAAGCGGCAAGAGCTGCCTAAACGCCAGCGGGAGACGCCCATCGCCGACCTGCAGGCCATGGCAACGGTAACACCGCCTCCCCCCGATTTCGCCACAGCGCTGCGTCCCCCCGATGGCCCACGCGGCACTCGCCTGATCGCAGAGATCAAACGTGCCTCACCCGTGCGCGGGCTGCTCTGCCGAGATTTCGATCCCGAGGCGCTGGCGGAGACGTACGCCCGCAACGGTGCCGTAGCCATCTCGTGTCTAACCGACAGTCGGTTCTTTCAGGGCGATCTCTCCCATTTGGTGCTGGCCCGCGAGCGGCTGAAGGCCATCGGCCGGCCATTACCTTTTCTGCGCAAGGATTTCATCTTTGATCCGTACCAGGTGTTGGAGGCGCGAGCGGCTGGCGCGTCGGCGATTTTGCTCATCGCTGCTGTCCTCAGCGATCGCGAATTGCGCAAGCTGATCGCCGAGGCGCGCCAGTTGCATATGACTCCGCTGGTCGAGGTGCATGACGAGGCAGAGGTGGACCGCGCGCTCGCGGCGGGAGCGACGGTCATTGGCATTAACAACCGTGACCTGCGCACTTTCCGTGTCGATCTGGAGACGACAGCCCGCCTGCGGCCGCGCATTCCACAGATGTGTATCGTGGTGGCCGAAAGCGGGATCCGTTCCGCGGACGACGTGCGTCGCCTGCGAGATATGGGCGTGGACGCGATCCTGGTGGGGGAGGCATTAGTCAGGGCCGATCCAGCAGAACGGGTGGCTCTGATTCGCGCCCTAACGACAGCCGGGATGTCGAGGTGA
- a CDS encoding aminodeoxychorismate/anthranilate synthase component II, which produces MIAVIDNYDSFTYNLVQFLGELGAELKVWRNDQVTVEEIAAENPSHIVISPGPGTPERDSGISNEVIRRLGPTTPILGVCLGQQCIGYVFGGRVVRASRLMHGKTSAIYHTGKGIFEGIPSPFTATRYHSLIVAEPVPDELEVTAFTAEGEIMGLRHRRYPIFGVQFHPESILTQYGHDLLRNFLCVKQQGNKG; this is translated from the coding sequence ATGATCGCGGTGATAGACAACTACGATTCGTTTACATACAATCTAGTGCAGTTCTTGGGTGAGTTGGGGGCGGAGCTGAAAGTCTGGCGCAATGATCAAGTGACCGTGGAGGAGATCGCGGCGGAGAATCCCTCGCATATCGTGATCTCGCCGGGGCCAGGCACGCCTGAGAGGGACAGCGGCATCTCCAACGAGGTCATTCGCCGGCTGGGACCGACCACACCGATCCTGGGGGTATGCCTGGGACAACAATGCATCGGGTACGTGTTTGGCGGCCGAGTGGTGCGAGCTTCTCGCCTGATGCACGGCAAAACCTCGGCGATCTATCACACAGGCAAGGGGATCTTCGAGGGGATCCCTAGCCCCTTTACGGCCACGCGCTACCACTCGCTCATCGTGGCCGAGCCAGTACCAGACGAGCTGGAGGTGACCGCCTTTACCGCCGAGGGGGAGATCATGGGGCTACGCCATCGCCGGTATCCGATCTTCGGCGTCCAATTCCACCCGGAATCCATCCTCACACAGTACGGCCACGACCTGTTGCGCAATTTTCTCTGCGTGAAGCAACAAGGGAACAAGGGATGA
- a CDS encoding DUF554 domain-containing protein, which yields MTGTLLNIVTVVIGSLLGTILGNRLPDKMRQTVMSGLGLMTAVVGMQMALGTRNVLLVMGSVLVGGVLGEWWQIQEKLEAVGRWLEERVGGAMGAGDERSITRAFVTASLVFCIGPMTILGSIQDGLTGDYSLLAIKSMLDGFAALAFSATLGPGVILSVLTILVFQGGISLAAMSIGSALGTVTRQTPWVIEMTAAGGVLILGISLILLDLRRIRVANLLPAIVIAPLAQLLLERLGISL from the coding sequence TTGACCGGAACGCTGTTAAATATCGTCACCGTAGTGATCGGGAGCTTGTTAGGCACAATCCTGGGCAACCGCCTGCCGGACAAAATGCGACAGACGGTGATGAGCGGCCTGGGGCTGATGACAGCCGTCGTCGGCATGCAAATGGCATTGGGCACGCGTAACGTGCTCTTAGTCATGGGCAGTGTGCTCGTCGGCGGCGTCCTAGGTGAGTGGTGGCAAATCCAGGAGAAGCTAGAAGCGGTCGGGCGATGGCTGGAGGAGCGTGTCGGAGGCGCGATGGGGGCTGGCGACGAGCGTTCCATCACCCGCGCCTTTGTCACCGCTAGCCTGGTCTTCTGCATTGGGCCGATGACCATCCTGGGCTCGATCCAGGATGGGCTGACGGGCGATTACAGCCTGCTCGCCATCAAGTCTATGTTGGATGGCTTCGCTGCGCTGGCCTTCTCGGCTACCTTAGGGCCAGGGGTGATCCTCTCGGTGCTCACGATCCTGGTCTTTCAGGGCGGCATTAGCCTGGCTGCGATGAGCATTGGCAGCGCGCTGGGCACCGTCACCCGGCAGACGCCCTGGGTGATTGAGATGACTGCGGCCGGCGGCGTGTTGATCCTAGGTATCTCCCTCATCCTGCTGGACCTGCGCCGCATTCGCGTGGCGAACCTGCTGCCGGCCATCGTCATCGCCCCGCTGGCCCAGCTCTTGCTAGAGAGGTTGGGGATCAGCTTGTGA
- a CDS encoding gluconokinase has translation MPSVSVRDAQAPLILTLDIGTSSLRVLLFDAQGRQVSGVEARTQYTVHTTPDGGAELDPQAVLAAAIECFDQALAQAGDRQAQIAGVGACSLASSLVGVAGEEAVTPVYIWADTRPTPDAEALRAALDEKAVHDRTGCVIHASYLPARFLWLHRTRPDLLARAQRWMSISEYLYWRLLGEITCSLSIASWTGLLDRRQLTWDREWLSRLPIVESQLSPLSDVDVPLRIRRPEFARRWPALAQVPWFPAVGDGVGSNLGSGCTTPRRIAVNAGTSGAMRVVIPGTPERVPDGLWCYRVDRHYSLLGGALSNVGNVFQWLRQTLQLGSPEEIERHLAEAEPDGHGLTVLPFLAGERAPGWAGHARAAFVGIGWHTRPLDLLQAGLESVAYRFALLYHLLEPTVAGAGETTGEEEAAGKDRRGAGPEVIVSGGAMLSSPAWTQILCDVLGRPVITSAETEATSRGAALLALKALGVIKEVDELPAALGRVFHPCSERHRRYQEAIERQRRLYELLIGVRK, from the coding sequence ATGCCATCGGTCTCTGTTCGGGACGCACAGGCTCCCCTGATCCTTACGCTAGATATCGGCACGTCCTCCCTGCGCGTGCTGTTGTTCGATGCTCAAGGACGTCAGGTGTCCGGCGTAGAGGCGCGCACGCAGTACACTGTTCACACCACCCCTGATGGCGGCGCCGAACTAGACCCACAGGCCGTGCTGGCAGCTGCCATCGAGTGTTTCGATCAGGCCTTGGCTCAGGCTGGCGATCGGCAGGCTCAGATTGCCGGCGTTGGCGCATGCAGCCTGGCGTCATCACTGGTGGGCGTCGCCGGCGAGGAGGCAGTGACGCCCGTCTACATCTGGGCAGATACTCGCCCGACGCCAGATGCGGAGGCCCTAAGGGCGGCATTAGACGAGAAGGCCGTACACGATCGCACCGGCTGTGTGATTCACGCCAGTTACCTCCCTGCTCGCTTTCTGTGGTTACACCGGACGCGACCTGATCTGCTCGCTCGCGCGCAGCGCTGGATGTCCATCAGTGAGTATCTCTACTGGCGGCTGTTGGGGGAGATCACCTGCAGCCTATCCATCGCCTCCTGGACAGGGCTGCTCGATCGCAGGCAACTGACTTGGGATCGCGAGTGGCTGTCACGGCTGCCAATTGTGGAATCACAGCTCTCCCCGTTGAGCGATGTGGATGTGCCATTACGGATCAGACGGCCGGAGTTCGCGCGACGCTGGCCGGCCCTGGCCCAGGTGCCCTGGTTTCCCGCGGTAGGAGATGGCGTTGGTAGTAACCTCGGCTCAGGCTGCACGACGCCGCGACGGATCGCTGTCAATGCGGGCACCAGCGGAGCGATGCGGGTGGTGATCCCCGGCACGCCTGAACGCGTTCCAGATGGACTTTGGTGCTATCGGGTAGACCGCCACTACAGCTTACTTGGCGGAGCGCTGAGCAATGTGGGCAATGTCTTCCAATGGCTCCGCCAGACGCTGCAACTGGGCTCGCCGGAGGAGATCGAGCGGCACCTGGCCGAGGCCGAGCCGGATGGGCATGGGCTGACAGTGCTTCCCTTTCTGGCCGGGGAGCGTGCCCCCGGATGGGCCGGCCATGCTCGCGCTGCGTTTGTTGGCATCGGATGGCACACGCGGCCGTTGGACTTGTTGCAGGCCGGCCTGGAGTCAGTGGCATATCGCTTTGCGCTTCTCTATCACTTGCTGGAGCCAACGGTGGCCGGCGCGGGGGAAACAACGGGCGAAGAGGAAGCAGCGGGGAAGGATAGGAGAGGGGCCGGCCCCGAGGTGATCGTCTCCGGCGGGGCGATGCTGAGTTCGCCTGCGTGGACGCAGATCCTATGCGATGTGTTGGGCCGACCTGTCATCACTTCTGCTGAAACTGAGGCAACCAGCCGCGGCGCCGCGCTGCTGGCGCTGAAGGCGTTGGGCGTGATCAAAGAGGTGGACGAACTTCCGGCAGCGCTAGGCCGAGTTTTTCACCCGTGCTCAGAACGTCATCGCCGTTACCAGGAAGCCATTGAGCGACAACGACGGCTGTATGAACTGCTGATCGGCGTTCGGAAATGA